A window of Bacteroidales bacterium genomic DNA:
CCAAAGCCTGATTTTATAAATATATTCGCTTCTGACAGGTTCTCCGTTTTCACCTCTGTAATAGCACCATTTTTTCAATTCTTCGTCAACAGGTTCTTTTGCATCAACCTTTTTCTTAAATGTGCTTCTGCGGAAATTTCCGATTCCTTTTGCATAAATAAAGTGTGCAACAACTATCTTTTTGTAACCTTTAACACTTGTTTCCCTTTCTGCGTACCAAACAGCTTTGTCAAAGTCTTTTCTTAAAATGTTTTCTGCTTCTTTTCTGGTTATCTTTTCAGGAAATATTTCTCCTTTTTTTATTCTGTGTCCGTATCCTATTGTTT
This region includes:
- a CDS encoding lysozyme yields the protein MKFYFKTSIFFVLSMLLAPNEVYKNIFPSETVAVKENKEMRQAERNYISKYQFEKGYEEAIGFIKSHEGFAGGKAYYDAAGIKTIGYGHRIKKGEIFPEKITRKEAENILRKDFDKAVWYAERETSVKGYKKIVVAHFIYAKGIGNFRRSTFKKKVDAKEPVDEELKKWCYYRGENGEPVRSEYIYKIRLWEIEMYNRES